A region from the Cherax quadricarinatus isolate ZL_2023a chromosome 55, ASM3850222v1, whole genome shotgun sequence genome encodes:
- the LOC138854327 gene encoding acidic leucine-rich nuclear phosphoprotein 32 family member B-like: EEEEEEEEKEEEEEKEEEEGEEEEEKEGEEEEEGEEEEEGEEEDEDEEEEEEEDEEEEEEEDEEEEKEEEEEEEEESGRGW; encoded by the coding sequence gaagaagaagaagaggaagaagaaaaggaagaagaggaagagaaggaagaggaagaaggagaggaagaagaagaaaaggaaggagaggaggaagaggaaggagaggaggaagaggaaggagaggaagaagatgaagatgaagaggaggaagaagaggaagatgaagaggaggaagaagaggaagatgaggaagaagagaaagaagaggaagaagaagaggaagaagaatcaGGAAGGGGATGGTAA